The following coding sequences are from one Verrucosispora sp. WMMD573 window:
- the lipA gene encoding lipoyl synthase yields MTIEHSAPTTGQAASTATPAPEGRRLLRIEARNAETPIERKPPWIKVKAKMGPEYTQLRGLVAREGLHTVCQEAGCPNIYECWEDREATFLIGGDQCTRRCDFCQIDTGKPAEFDADEPRRVAESVVSMGLRYATITGVARDDLPDGGAWLYAETVRQIHALQPGCGVELLIPDFNAVPEQLAEVFGARPEVLAHNVETVPRIFKRIRPAFRYERSLDVISQARADGLVTKSNLILGMGEERSEISQALRDLHAAGCELITITQYLRPSPRHHPVERWVKPEEFVELREEAEEIGFAGVMSGPLVRSSYRAGRLYQQALAAREPATLATH; encoded by the coding sequence GTGACGATCGAGCACTCCGCGCCGACGACCGGCCAGGCCGCGAGTACCGCGACGCCCGCCCCCGAGGGGCGGCGACTGCTGCGGATCGAGGCACGCAACGCCGAGACGCCGATCGAGCGCAAACCTCCGTGGATCAAGGTCAAGGCCAAGATGGGCCCCGAGTACACCCAGCTGCGTGGGCTGGTCGCCCGCGAAGGGCTGCACACCGTGTGCCAGGAGGCCGGCTGCCCCAACATCTACGAATGTTGGGAGGACCGCGAGGCCACCTTCCTCATCGGCGGTGACCAGTGCACCCGCCGCTGCGACTTCTGCCAGATCGACACCGGCAAGCCGGCCGAGTTCGACGCCGACGAGCCACGCCGGGTTGCCGAGTCGGTGGTGTCGATGGGGCTGCGGTACGCCACCATCACCGGCGTGGCCCGCGACGACCTGCCCGACGGCGGCGCCTGGCTGTACGCCGAGACGGTGCGGCAGATCCACGCCCTGCAGCCCGGTTGCGGTGTCGAGCTGCTGATCCCCGACTTCAACGCGGTACCCGAGCAACTCGCCGAGGTCTTCGGTGCCAGGCCGGAGGTGCTCGCGCACAACGTGGAGACGGTCCCCCGGATCTTCAAGCGGATCCGGCCGGCCTTCCGCTACGAGCGGTCCCTGGACGTCATCTCGCAGGCACGCGCCGACGGTCTGGTCACCAAGAGCAACCTGATCCTGGGCATGGGCGAGGAGCGCTCGGAGATCTCCCAGGCCCTACGCGACCTGCACGCCGCCGGCTGTGAGCTGATCACCATCACCCAGTACCTGCGTCCCTCTCCCCGGCACCACCCGGTGGAACGCTGGGTCAAGCCGGAGGAGTTCGTCGAGCTGCGTGAGGAGGCCGAGGAGATCGGCTTCGCCGGCGTGATGAGCGGCCCCCTGGTCCGCTCCTCCTACCGCGCCGGCCGCCTCTACCAGCAGGCCCTCGCCGCCCGCGAACCCGCAACCCTGGCCACCCACTAA
- the lipB gene encoding lipoyl(octanoyl) transferase LipB, translating into MTVTTSGLTAVRAGVLDYAAAWDEQRRLHEAVVSGGQGDTVLLLEHPSVYTAGKRTEPWDRPVDGTPVIDVDRGGKITWHGPGQLVGYPIVRLPDPVDVVAYVRRVEQLLIDVCAEFDLAAGRVEGRSGVWVPADERGPERKVAAIGIRVARGVTLHGFSINCDCDLAHFDRIVPCGIRDAGVTSLTAELGRPITVADVLPAVERHLPTLLPTP; encoded by the coding sequence GTGACCGTGACGACCTCCGGCCTGACGGCCGTACGCGCCGGTGTCCTCGACTATGCCGCCGCCTGGGACGAGCAGCGTCGCCTGCACGAGGCGGTGGTCAGCGGCGGACAGGGTGACACCGTGCTGCTGCTGGAGCACCCGAGCGTGTACACCGCCGGCAAGCGCACCGAACCGTGGGACCGCCCGGTCGACGGCACCCCGGTGATCGACGTGGACCGCGGCGGCAAAATCACCTGGCACGGCCCGGGCCAGTTGGTGGGCTACCCGATCGTGCGTCTGCCCGACCCGGTCGACGTGGTCGCGTACGTCCGGCGGGTCGAGCAACTGCTGATCGACGTGTGCGCCGAGTTCGACCTGGCCGCAGGCCGGGTCGAGGGACGCAGCGGGGTGTGGGTTCCGGCCGACGAGCGGGGCCCCGAGCGCAAGGTCGCGGCGATCGGCATCCGGGTAGCCCGAGGCGTCACCCTGCACGGCTTCTCCATCAACTGCGACTGCGACCTGGCGCACTTCGACCGGATCGTGCCGTGCGGCATCCGCGACGCCGGCGTCACCTCGCTCACCGCCGAGCTCGGCCGCCCCATCACCGTCGCCGACGTCCTCCCCGCAGTCGAACGCCACCTCCCCACCCTCCTCCCCACCCCCTAA
- the aspS gene encoding aspartate--tRNA(Asn) ligase yields the protein MQRILSDQLTPYTGRTVRIAGWVHRRRLLKSVAFLIVRDAAGLAQVVVTDPAVRAEVAALPEETVVEVVATVVTNAAAPGGLELTNPTVRPLGPPAVPPPFDLYRPELAATLPTQLDHAPVALRHPTRSAALRISAAAVAGFRAALDARRFVEIHTPKVVASATESGANVFALDWFGRPAYLAQSPQFYKQLMVGVFERVYEVGPVFRAEPHDTVRHLAQYTSLDVELGFVTDHRDMMTVLRDTLAGMLDSVGDRAAVALATLGVTPPPVPAQIPAVHFTDALRIANAPADEPDLAPAHERALGEWARREHGSEFLFVTGYPMAKRPFYTHPDPARPGYSNGFDLLFRGLELVTGGQRLHRHVDYLAALADRGEPVEPYAGYVDAFRHGMPPHGGFAIGLERLVARLTGASNIREVTPFPRDLHRLAP from the coding sequence ATGCAACGCATCCTGTCCGACCAGCTCACGCCGTACACCGGGCGTACCGTCCGGATCGCCGGCTGGGTCCACCGCCGCCGCCTGCTCAAGTCGGTGGCCTTCCTGATCGTCCGGGACGCCGCCGGCCTCGCCCAGGTGGTCGTCACCGACCCCGCGGTGCGTGCCGAGGTGGCGGCGCTACCCGAGGAGACCGTCGTCGAGGTGGTGGCCACCGTGGTCACCAACGCGGCGGCGCCCGGTGGGTTGGAGCTGACCAACCCGACGGTACGACCGCTCGGCCCGCCCGCTGTGCCGCCCCCGTTCGACCTCTACCGACCCGAGCTGGCCGCCACCCTGCCGACCCAGCTGGACCACGCCCCGGTCGCCCTGCGTCACCCGACCCGATCGGCCGCGTTGCGGATCTCGGCGGCGGCGGTGGCCGGTTTCCGGGCCGCGCTGGACGCCCGCCGATTCGTGGAGATCCACACACCGAAGGTGGTCGCGTCCGCCACGGAGAGCGGGGCGAACGTCTTCGCCCTGGACTGGTTCGGTCGGCCCGCGTACCTGGCCCAGTCGCCACAGTTCTACAAGCAGCTCATGGTCGGCGTTTTCGAGCGCGTCTACGAGGTCGGGCCGGTGTTCCGGGCCGAGCCACACGACACCGTGCGGCACCTGGCGCAGTACACCTCGCTCGATGTCGAGCTGGGCTTCGTCACCGACCATCGGGACATGATGACGGTACTGCGGGACACCCTCGCCGGGATGCTCGACTCGGTCGGTGACCGGGCCGCCGTCGCGTTGGCCACCCTCGGTGTCACGCCACCACCGGTGCCCGCGCAGATCCCGGCGGTGCACTTCACCGACGCGCTGCGGATCGCCAACGCCCCTGCCGACGAACCGGACCTCGCCCCGGCGCACGAACGGGCGCTGGGGGAGTGGGCCCGGCGCGAGCACGGGTCGGAATTCCTCTTCGTCACCGGATACCCGATGGCGAAGCGGCCGTTCTACACCCATCCGGACCCGGCGCGGCCGGGCTACTCCAACGGCTTCGACCTGCTGTTCCGGGGGCTCGAACTGGTCACCGGTGGCCAGCGACTGCACCGGCACGTCGACTATCTGGCCGCGCTGGCCGACCGGGGGGAGCCGGTGGAACCGTACGCCGGCTACGTCGACGCGTTCCGTCACGGCATGCCACCGCACGGCGGCTTCGCCATCGGCCTGGAACGCCTGGTCGCCCGCCTCACCGGCGCTTCCAACATCCGCGAGGTGACCCCCTTCCCCCGCGACCTCCACCGCCTAGCCCCCTAA